A window of Terriglobus sp. RCC_193 contains these coding sequences:
- a CDS encoding carboxypeptidase regulatory-like domain-containing protein, with product MRRLRIGSAANVALSFPLPRHSTAIALLAFAVSASAQTGQGAIGGSVTDNLGALIPGAKVDVVSQSTGVKQTTTTNGNGLFRIQSLNPGIYTVTVEKDGFQRVSEQSVNVSAVGTTPLDIKLAIGTTTDVVTVTSDSDLLSKSESNVTTTVDHAIVENLPYPERSSLEAALLVPGVVGDPLQPGGISTENPGAYTSYVTPGAGIVVGGAPPGTSSIVVDGSDVTQPSLARTGVNLSGRMVQETTVITTGLSAKYGRTGGGVIVQSSAAGTNQYHGAITYNHTDPYFNAFPDGNTAPSALHQNYYGFYVGGPVYIPKIYPFKNKTFFYVGVEPARMKNSFGFRGIFPTPDELAGHLNNSLTLLNQSVLKSSGYAAALAAPRIGAINYQSTINANGFPNGPYDASQIRAIPNNDVSAQLAQNSFAKFVLSQFPTPSNPGPYIKFDNPQATSQNDGTNATYKRGVINTDNRYSIRIDQHFNNDQFFVRYTVIPVGAQRFFAVDASNPLTIVPTDAASTHDVAIGYTHTLTSNLINSFHYSFMRVNQQRLAPPSTRSKDYAGSYGLTPASFGYGFPSLGNLNANGVGYTMQMGLSNAAIQVDQNFIAGDDITWVHGLHQFQMGGEVRWLQSNQYDLGGATGGRYSFAAGQTNNGSTGGAPLATFILGTISSFSNTPVEIPGYYRWRYYAGYFQDDWRILPNLTINAGLRYEIETPRMEKFNNQAYVRLNMPGTLNNLTTSTALCFSGACGNPKTLWPTNYAGFEPRIGFAYAPTPKTTVRAAYTLQRLPLTGYENVPDPNFNVASQAVGGQTGGTIANSTVNYITNPVGPLTSAYTALNGNRGPILYTTGLTPVYVNQTNKVPYTQMWSLTLQYQPFTRTVLQATYNGSKGTHLAGAFGGGGYSNALNVPSLGTITNAIQTHQNLGASAPNPWGITQNGALVSETGLQLLNPYQNFFSQSINELFPRGGTMEYNGLYLSVNQRLGHGLSVLANYTWSKTLDNIPDTNTGANGGGFGYVLPQNPYNPSAEWSVASFDQASRLKIGYTYDLPIGTGQSLDLHNRFLNNIIGNISTAGIATYADGLPNAIALGTVGNFVSVTPGGTNGCNPSGANKFCTATALPTGYNLRPNIIPGVPLLNKNWKKNALNSGFVPYLNPAAFGCTVNGAGIATSCQAPGSLNAPALGNAPRTLAGARSPREALFDMRFSKGFRLGARYNLRINSTFINAFNHPVYFGVNRSLLSSTVASNVAGTLTHTAAANFGQFNQSQTAGMSRVILVGGEFTF from the coding sequence ATGAGAAGGTTACGCATCGGCTCTGCAGCAAATGTAGCGCTATCTTTTCCCTTACCCCGTCACAGCACAGCCATTGCGCTGTTGGCATTCGCGGTCAGTGCGTCTGCCCAGACTGGACAGGGTGCCATCGGTGGTTCAGTAACCGACAACCTGGGGGCTCTCATCCCAGGGGCAAAAGTGGATGTTGTCAGCCAGTCAACTGGCGTGAAACAGACAACGACCACGAACGGCAACGGTCTGTTTCGAATTCAGTCATTAAATCCGGGAATATATACCGTCACCGTTGAGAAAGACGGTTTCCAGCGTGTATCGGAACAGTCCGTCAATGTATCAGCCGTTGGAACCACGCCGCTTGATATTAAGCTGGCCATTGGCACAACGACCGACGTCGTCACGGTAACATCGGATTCCGACCTGCTCAGCAAATCGGAATCGAATGTAACTACTACCGTGGATCACGCCATTGTTGAGAATCTTCCCTACCCAGAACGCAGCTCACTCGAAGCTGCACTGCTGGTGCCCGGTGTCGTTGGCGATCCCCTTCAACCGGGCGGCATCTCGACCGAAAATCCCGGCGCTTATACAAGTTATGTCACTCCAGGCGCTGGCATTGTTGTGGGCGGAGCGCCTCCGGGCACCAGTTCCATCGTGGTGGATGGTTCCGATGTAACACAGCCCAGCCTTGCACGCACGGGTGTCAATCTCTCTGGTCGCATGGTGCAGGAGACAACCGTGATTACCACCGGGCTTTCCGCCAAATATGGCAGAACAGGCGGTGGAGTCATTGTTCAGAGCAGTGCGGCAGGCACAAACCAGTATCATGGCGCAATCACCTATAACCATACTGATCCCTACTTCAACGCCTTCCCTGACGGTAATACAGCTCCAAGCGCGCTACACCAGAATTACTATGGCTTCTACGTCGGCGGCCCTGTATACATTCCCAAAATCTATCCGTTCAAGAACAAGACCTTCTTCTATGTCGGCGTTGAACCTGCCCGCATGAAGAACTCTTTCGGGTTCCGCGGCATCTTCCCTACACCCGATGAACTGGCGGGCCACCTCAACAATTCGCTCACGCTGCTTAACCAAAGCGTCCTAAAGAGTTCTGGTTATGCGGCAGCGCTTGCAGCCCCGCGCATTGGCGCCATCAATTACCAATCCACCATCAACGCGAATGGTTTCCCCAATGGCCCCTATGACGCGTCTCAGATAAGGGCCATTCCGAACAACGATGTATCCGCGCAACTGGCACAGAATTCTTTTGCCAAGTTTGTACTGTCACAGTTTCCGACGCCGTCCAATCCTGGCCCCTATATTAAGTTTGATAACCCCCAAGCCACTTCTCAGAATGACGGCACCAATGCGACTTACAAGCGCGGCGTAATCAACACGGACAATCGCTACTCCATCCGAATCGATCAGCACTTCAACAACGACCAGTTTTTTGTCCGCTATACAGTAATCCCGGTCGGCGCTCAACGCTTCTTTGCCGTCGATGCAAGTAATCCACTGACGATCGTGCCGACTGATGCTGCCTCTACGCACGATGTTGCGATCGGCTATACACACACACTTACCAGCAATCTGATCAACAGCTTTCACTACTCCTTCATGCGCGTCAATCAGCAGAGGCTCGCGCCTCCCAGCACACGCAGCAAAGACTATGCCGGATCTTATGGACTTACACCAGCCTCTTTCGGTTACGGTTTTCCGAGCCTCGGTAACCTGAATGCAAATGGTGTTGGTTACACCATGCAGATGGGTCTTTCCAACGCTGCAATTCAAGTTGATCAGAACTTCATTGCAGGTGACGACATCACCTGGGTACATGGGCTCCATCAGTTCCAGATGGGTGGAGAGGTTCGCTGGCTCCAGTCCAATCAGTACGATCTTGGTGGTGCTACCGGCGGTCGTTATTCTTTCGCAGCCGGACAGACAAACAATGGTTCCACCGGTGGCGCGCCACTTGCCACTTTTATCCTGGGCACGATTTCTTCTTTTTCAAACACACCCGTTGAAATCCCCGGCTACTATCGCTGGCGTTACTACGCGGGTTACTTTCAGGATGACTGGCGCATACTGCCGAACCTCACCATCAACGCGGGCCTTCGCTATGAAATCGAAACACCAAGGATGGAGAAGTTCAACAACCAGGCCTACGTCCGGCTCAATATGCCAGGCACTTTGAATAACCTTACGACCTCGACAGCGCTCTGCTTTTCCGGTGCGTGCGGTAATCCCAAGACGCTGTGGCCCACGAACTATGCAGGCTTCGAACCACGTATTGGCTTCGCTTATGCACCCACGCCAAAGACCACGGTTCGCGCCGCCTATACGTTGCAGCGCCTCCCACTGACTGGCTATGAGAACGTTCCCGATCCCAACTTCAATGTTGCCTCGCAGGCAGTGGGCGGCCAGACTGGTGGCACGATAGCGAACTCGACCGTGAACTACATTACAAATCCTGTTGGCCCTCTTACCTCCGCGTATACGGCGCTCAATGGAAACCGTGGACCCATTCTGTACACAACGGGTTTGACACCTGTTTACGTCAACCAAACAAATAAGGTTCCCTATACACAGATGTGGTCGCTCACGCTGCAGTATCAACCCTTCACGCGTACCGTTCTGCAGGCAACCTATAACGGCTCTAAAGGCACGCATCTAGCGGGTGCATTCGGTGGTGGTGGTTATTCCAACGCGCTGAATGTTCCTTCTCTGGGGACGATCACCAATGCAATCCAGACACATCAGAACCTGGGCGCTTCTGCCCCCAACCCGTGGGGTATTACTCAGAACGGCGCATTGGTTTCCGAAACTGGACTACAGTTACTCAACCCGTATCAGAACTTCTTCAGCCAATCGATCAATGAACTCTTTCCGCGCGGCGGAACGATGGAGTACAACGGCCTATACCTGTCAGTGAACCAGCGCCTGGGTCACGGACTTTCTGTACTTGCCAACTACACATGGTCGAAGACGCTGGATAACATCCCCGACACTAACACCGGCGCTAATGGCGGTGGCTTCGGCTATGTTCTTCCACAGAATCCGTATAACCCTTCTGCTGAATGGTCTGTGGCCAGCTTCGATCAGGCAAGCCGACTCAAGATTGGCTATACCTACGATCTGCCGATTGGCACAGGACAAAGCCTTGACCTGCATAACCGTTTCCTCAACAACATCATTGGGAATATCTCCACTGCTGGAATTGCAACCTATGCGGATGGTCTGCCTAACGCCATTGCTCTCGGTACCGTAGGTAACTTCGTATCTGTGACACCAGGAGGAACCAACGGATGCAATCCAAGCGGCGCTAACAAGTTCTGCACTGCAACTGCATTGCCTACCGGATACAACCTTCGCCCTAACATCATCCCCGGCGTTCCGCTGCTCAACAAGAACTGGAAGAAGAACGCTCTCAATTCGGGCTTTGTTCCTTACCTCAACCCCGCCGCCTTTGGTTGCACAGTGAACGGAGCAGGCATCGCAACAAGCTGCCAGGCTCCCGGCTCATTAAATGCACCTGCGCTTGGCAACGCACCACGTACACTCGCCGGTGCACGTTCTCCGCGCGAAGCACTGTTCGATATGCGCTTCAGCAAAGGGTTCCGACTTGGTGCGCGCTATAACCTGCGGATCAACAGCACCTTTATCAACGCGTTCAACCATCCCGTGTATTTCGGCGTGAATCGCTCACTGTTGAGCTCAACAGTGGCGTCTAACGTCGCGGGTACTCTGACGCATACTGCAGCGGCAAACTTTGGACAGTTCAATCAATCCCAAACCGCAGGCATGTCACGCGTCATCCTGGTAGGTGGCGAGTTCACCTTCTAA
- a CDS encoding substrate-binding domain-containing protein: MKSSTKSVRSEAKPKRGYTIQAVVRAVSILNAFQSTSEVLDLRVVASRVGLHKATTFRLLETLVETHLLERAGKQGYRCCVQFARNKRYRIGYGSQTSLLPFTGAVSDGLVVAANNANIDLLVLNNALSPRTALQNADTFVSEKVDLVIDSQINVGIAAQIAVKFAAARIPFIAIDIPHPGAIYFGADNYKAGRMAGRHLARWAAKNWKSGPEQIILLGVDAAGPLLNARLSGVLDGIHEVSPTAHRIPTHHYDTKGGQFEATLDVVRRHIRRRAPERALIGAVNDSAALAALQAFREAGIERCCAIAGQDGSLAAREEMRRRSSRLICSVAYFPETYGERLIRLALDVLKHKPVAPAVFVQHELLTPQSVDKIYPNDTWMKSSPESI; this comes from the coding sequence ATGAAATCGTCGACGAAGTCTGTACGAAGTGAAGCCAAACCAAAGCGCGGATACACGATTCAGGCTGTCGTACGGGCCGTTTCTATCCTCAACGCGTTTCAATCCACATCGGAGGTGCTGGATCTGCGCGTAGTGGCCTCGCGGGTTGGGCTGCATAAAGCAACAACCTTCCGATTGCTGGAAACGCTGGTGGAAACACATCTTCTGGAAAGAGCCGGGAAGCAGGGTTACCGCTGCTGTGTGCAGTTTGCACGCAACAAGCGATACCGCATTGGTTATGGCTCTCAGACCAGCCTGCTGCCCTTTACCGGAGCAGTAAGTGATGGCCTGGTTGTCGCAGCCAACAATGCAAACATTGATCTGCTGGTGCTGAACAACGCTCTTAGCCCTCGTACCGCATTGCAGAATGCGGATACTTTCGTGTCGGAAAAGGTCGACCTCGTCATTGACTCGCAGATCAATGTCGGTATCGCAGCCCAGATTGCAGTGAAATTTGCCGCCGCTCGCATTCCATTTATCGCCATCGACATTCCGCATCCCGGCGCTATTTACTTTGGAGCAGACAACTATAAGGCGGGCCGCATGGCAGGCCGTCATCTGGCGCGATGGGCCGCAAAAAACTGGAAGAGCGGTCCAGAGCAAATCATTCTTCTCGGCGTCGATGCCGCGGGCCCTCTGCTGAATGCGCGACTCTCTGGCGTGCTCGACGGTATACACGAAGTGAGCCCCACTGCGCATCGCATTCCAACACATCATTACGACACTAAGGGTGGTCAATTCGAAGCTACCCTCGACGTTGTTCGCCGCCACATTCGCCGCCGTGCGCCAGAGCGTGCTCTTATCGGTGCGGTGAATGATTCTGCTGCGCTGGCAGCGTTACAGGCCTTTCGAGAGGCCGGGATCGAACGCTGCTGCGCCATTGCGGGGCAAGATGGAAGTCTCGCCGCGCGCGAGGAGATGCGGAGACGTTCAAGCCGTCTCATCTGTTCGGTCGCGTACTTTCCGGAAACCTATGGGGAAAGACTTATCCGGCTGGCGCTGGATGTGCTCAAACACAAACCCGTGGCCCCTGCCGTTTTTGTGCAACATGAACTACTTACGCCGCAGAGTGTCGACAAAATTTATCCCAACGATACATGGATGAAATCGTCTCCCGAGTCGATCTAA
- the uxuA gene encoding mannonate dehydratase, with protein sequence MVLEQTWRWFGPGDRVTLRDAREAGATGIVNALHEIPTGEMWPIQTIQKRQEVIRSAGLEWTVVESLGVTERIKMRAPGWQQDVENFIQSIRHLADCGIRTIAYNWMPLFSWTRTHLHEPAPGGGYTTRFDTLAFAAFDMYMLKRLNAEAEWGEDQSREALRYFKALSPAQIDSLRSTILDGLPGGHTKLTLKETAEMLRSYEGISADALRSSLGEFLRTVAPVAEECGVRLCIHPDDPPRPLLGLPRIVSTTDDLRWILEQYVGDANSLTFCTGALGVRADNKLREMVAEFAPRIGFLHLRSTEREQRTDSEVESFFEAAHLEGDADLISIILEVVREKHRRSARGDNRSLPYRADHGQELLNDRERGAAPGYPAVGRLRGLAELRGAFMMAERWMTEG encoded by the coding sequence ATGGTACTGGAGCAGACATGGCGTTGGTTCGGTCCAGGGGATCGTGTCACATTGCGAGACGCACGCGAAGCCGGAGCGACGGGCATTGTGAACGCTCTGCACGAAATCCCGACAGGCGAAATGTGGCCGATCCAAACAATTCAGAAGCGGCAGGAGGTCATTCGATCGGCTGGCCTGGAGTGGACCGTTGTCGAAAGTCTGGGAGTGACAGAACGCATCAAAATGCGCGCACCCGGCTGGCAACAGGACGTGGAGAACTTCATCCAATCCATTCGCCATCTTGCGGATTGCGGTATCCGGACCATTGCTTACAACTGGATGCCGTTGTTCAGTTGGACAAGAACACATCTGCATGAGCCTGCGCCGGGCGGAGGCTACACAACGCGGTTCGATACGCTGGCATTTGCCGCTTTTGATATGTACATGCTGAAGCGCCTCAACGCCGAAGCAGAGTGGGGCGAGGATCAGAGCCGGGAGGCTCTCCGCTATTTCAAGGCTCTTTCCCCCGCACAGATAGATTCACTGCGCTCAACAATTCTCGATGGCTTACCGGGGGGACATACAAAGCTGACTCTCAAAGAGACTGCTGAAATGCTGCGTAGTTATGAAGGGATTAGTGCCGATGCGCTTCGTTCCTCGTTGGGAGAGTTCTTGCGAACCGTTGCTCCGGTAGCGGAAGAATGCGGCGTGCGGTTGTGCATCCATCCAGATGATCCGCCTCGGCCGTTGCTGGGTCTTCCCAGAATCGTAAGCACCACCGATGACCTGCGCTGGATTCTTGAGCAATATGTGGGAGACGCAAACTCGCTGACGTTCTGCACAGGTGCACTTGGTGTGCGAGCCGACAACAAGTTGCGAGAGATGGTCGCGGAGTTCGCACCGCGCATCGGGTTTCTCCATCTGCGGTCTACGGAGAGAGAACAGCGAACCGATTCGGAGGTCGAATCATTTTTCGAAGCGGCACACCTTGAAGGTGACGCCGATCTGATCAGCATCATCCTCGAAGTGGTTCGAGAAAAGCACCGGAGAAGCGCACGCGGAGACAATCGTAGCCTGCCGTACCGTGCGGATCATGGGCAGGAACTGTTGAATGATCGAGAGCGTGGAGCAGCTCCAGGATATCCCGCAGTGGGACGTTTGCGTGGTTTGGCAGAGCTGCGCGGGGCCTTCATGATGGCAGAACGATGGATGACGGAAGGCTGA
- a CDS encoding SDR family NAD(P)-dependent oxidoreductase, with amino-acid sequence MDLLNRNALIFGGASGIGWATAKALMDLGAQVVIADVSTPSENSAALYIPCDVCDETQVSEAVRRATETKPLDWLVYSTGIQHYGSVVSTAVDEYDLVQAINARGAFLACHSAIPVMRNGGAIVLVSSVQALACQEGVAAYAASKGTLEALTRAMAVDHAKDNIRVNAVLPGTVDTPMVRSSAERFSGADGLEQTLQQWGEDHPLGRVARADEIANLITFLLSEKASFITGASYRADGGLLAQLAVRL; translated from the coding sequence ATGGATTTACTGAATAGAAACGCACTGATCTTCGGTGGAGCTTCGGGCATCGGGTGGGCCACGGCCAAGGCCCTGATGGATCTCGGAGCGCAGGTTGTCATTGCAGATGTGAGCACACCATCGGAAAACAGTGCAGCACTGTATATCCCATGCGATGTGTGCGATGAAACACAGGTGAGTGAGGCTGTGCGGCGTGCAACGGAAACAAAGCCGCTTGACTGGTTGGTGTACAGCACAGGTATTCAGCACTACGGATCGGTCGTCAGTACAGCGGTGGACGAGTATGACCTGGTGCAGGCGATCAATGCACGCGGGGCTTTTTTGGCGTGCCATTCGGCAATTCCTGTCATGCGCAACGGTGGCGCAATTGTTCTGGTTTCCTCTGTACAGGCGCTGGCATGCCAGGAAGGTGTCGCGGCCTACGCTGCCAGCAAAGGCACTTTGGAAGCCCTTACTCGTGCGATGGCCGTTGATCATGCGAAGGACAACATCCGAGTCAATGCAGTATTGCCAGGGACAGTCGACACACCAATGGTTCGCTCCTCAGCAGAACGCTTTAGCGGAGCCGATGGGTTGGAACAGACGTTGCAGCAGTGGGGAGAGGATCATCCTCTGGGGCGCGTAGCCCGTGCGGATGAGATTGCAAATCTGATTACGTTTCTGCTGAGCGAGAAGGCTTCGTTTATTACCGGAGCGTCTTATCGCGCAGACGGTGGGTTGCTGGCGCAGCTTGCCGTGCGTCTATAG
- a CDS encoding SMP-30/gluconolactonase/LRE family protein translates to MIDPIPNTGIRCLAATGDLCGEGCVWHPQQNAVFWTDINRGLLHRLEIENGNVETWRFDQPVTAVVLTNRTELLVLILGGRIVLWNTRTHRETDTLFRLPEWPALRCNDARVDPAGVLWFGTMQNNVRSDGTTLDITEWSGALYSLAASGEVKQWHSGFGISNTLAWSPNGETMYFADTLANTIYRGHFDPIHSILEGREIFFRGFERGLPDGSTIDAEGYLWNCRYGGSCIVRIAPDGTVARIIDTPATNPTTCTFTSGDKETLIFTTAGNAMSQGKPAESLFAFESGVRGLPVTPFAL, encoded by the coding sequence ATGATTGATCCAATTCCCAATACAGGCATACGCTGCCTCGCCGCTACCGGAGACCTCTGTGGCGAAGGTTGCGTGTGGCATCCACAACAGAACGCTGTTTTCTGGACCGATATCAATCGCGGTTTACTCCATCGACTGGAGATCGAAAACGGCAATGTAGAAACCTGGCGTTTCGATCAGCCGGTCACTGCTGTCGTTCTCACCAACCGCACTGAGCTTCTCGTTCTCATTCTCGGTGGCAGGATCGTTCTTTGGAATACTCGTACGCATCGAGAGACAGACACTCTTTTCCGCCTGCCTGAATGGCCCGCTCTCCGTTGCAACGATGCACGTGTCGATCCTGCCGGTGTGCTTTGGTTCGGCACCATGCAGAACAATGTGCGAAGCGACGGCACAACCCTGGATATTACGGAATGGTCGGGCGCGCTTTATTCGCTCGCAGCCAGTGGCGAAGTAAAGCAGTGGCACTCCGGCTTTGGCATCAGCAATACACTCGCATGGTCACCGAATGGCGAGACGATGTACTTCGCCGATACGCTTGCGAATACGATCTACCGTGGCCACTTCGACCCTATACACAGCATCCTTGAAGGCCGCGAAATCTTCTTTCGCGGTTTCGAACGTGGACTTCCTGATGGTTCCACGATAGATGCTGAAGGATATCTGTGGAACTGTCGCTATGGCGGATCATGCATTGTCCGCATAGCTCCTGATGGAACTGTTGCGCGGATCATCGATACACCAGCCACCAATCCCACCACATGCACTTTTACTTCAGGCGACAAGGAAACACTGATTTTCACCACAGCGGGTAATGCGATGTCACAAGGCAAACCTGCAGAGTCCCTCTTCGCGTTTGAAAGCGGCGTGCGAGGTTTGCCCGTCACGCCATTTGCTCTATAG